One Anas platyrhynchos isolate ZD024472 breed Pekin duck chromosome 10, IASCAAS_PekinDuck_T2T, whole genome shotgun sequence genomic window carries:
- the LOC101795745 gene encoding ligand of Numb protein X 2 has translation MADPAAEEQGYQAGELCCECGQFHLLPDNHLYNFQDEVDDELICHICLQPLLQPMDTPCGHTYCFKCLENFMQEYNFCPMDRKKLSFQQCHKSSLLVRNLLDKLVVSCPFKAECQQTMQRCELEAHLQNRCPGFKKYKSELQRKKNPISKGKEDPPVKVETNTPKEPEVPSAGSSLVAESSAAAVVSLGTAEPGLVNPAFEETEEDLPQRASLVAETSTIEIHREDPEEELGMRIVGGKDTPLGNIVVQEVLRDSLIAADGRIAPGDHILEVNGVNISSVTHCQAVSFLRHPGPILHLMVLQEKGFSNKTAQQDSTSATNREVIHVTLVKRDRSEPLGIKLIRKTDEAGIFILDLLEGGLAAKNGKLSRNDRVLSINGQDLRQGTPETAAQIIQTSESRVNFVVLRQPGVQLLDPGEDGSTSNNSSSSSNGGSPVHHRRRLDQNHYRRKSTYQKDLPQGYVTHEKTVAIKKEPKESLGITIGGGRDNKNKLPIYVTSVQPIGCLFRDGKIKRGDILLSINGIDLTHLNYYEAVSALKSNAASHSVVLKALEILASDSTDPSLDIKERGFSWSPLWITWLGLPSYLHCCQDIVLSKGNLESWGFSIVGGFEESKGNQPFFIKTIVPGTPAFRDRRLKCGDEIVAVNGVPAIGMSNSELIPMLKEQRNKVTLTVVSWPGSLV, from the exons ATGGCTGACCCCGCAGCAGAAGAGCAGGGGTACCAGGCTGGCGAGCTCTGCTGTGAGTGCGGCCAGTTCCACCTCTTGCCGGACAATCACCTCTACAACTTCCAGGACGAGGTGGATGATGAACTCATTTGCCACATCTGCCttcagcccctgctgcagcccatggacaCCCCCTGCGGCCACACGTACTGTTTCAAGTGCCTCGAAAACTTCATGCAGGAGTACAACTTTTGTCCCATGGATCGGAAAAAACTCTCTTTCCAGCAGTGCCACAAGTCCAGCCTCCTAGTACGAAACCTGCTGGATAAGCTGGTTGTCAGCTGTCCTTTCAAGGCGGAGTGCCAGCAGACGATGCAGCGCTGCGAACTGGAGGCTCACCTGCAGAACAG GTGTCCTGGCTTCAAGAAATACAAATCTGAACTGCAACGGAAAAAGAATCCCATTTCCAAAGGGAAGGAGGATCCCCCTGTCAAGGTGGAGACGAACACGCCCAAAGAACCAGAGGTACCAAGCGCAGGATCATCGCTGGTAGCAgaaagctctgcagctgctgtggtgTCACTAGGGACTGCAGAGCCTGGGCTGGTTAATCCAGCTTTTGAGGAGACCGAAGAAG ACCTTCCTCAGAGAGCGAGTCTTGTGGCTGAAACGAGCACAATTGAGATTCACCGAGAAGACCCAGAGGAAGAGCTGGGCATGAGGATAGTTGGGGGTAAGGACACCCCGCTAGGAAACATCGTTGTTCAGGAAGTCTTGCGGGATTCTCTCATTGCTGCAGATGGAAGGATAGCACCTGGGGACCACATTCTGGAG GTGAATGGTGTCAACATCAGCAGTGTGACTCACTGCCAGGCTGTCTCCTTCCTGCGCCACCCAGGTCCTATTCTCCACCTCATGGTCCTGCAGGAGAAGGGATTTTCCAATAAGACTGCACAGCAGGATTCCACTTCTGCTACTAACCGGGAAGTGATCCATGTCACCTTGGTCAAGAGAGACCGGTCTGAACCCTTGGGAATCAAACTGATCAGGAAGACGGATGAGGCAGGGATTTTTATTCTAGATTTGTTAGAGGGAGGTTTGGCAGCCAAAAATGGAAAGCTGAGTCGGAATGACAGAGTCCTGTCTATAAATGGCCAGGATTTGAGGCAAGGAACGCCGGAGACTGCAGCACAGATAATCCAG ACCAGTGAATCAAGAGTGAACTTTGTGGTCCTGAGGCAGCCAGGTGTGCAGCTGCTGGACCCAGGGGAAGATGGCAGCACATcgaacaacagcagcagcagcagcaacggAGGAAGCCCAGTGCACCATCGGAGGAGACTAGACCAGAATCACTACAGGCGAAAGTCTACCTACCAGAAA GATTTACCTCAGGGATATGTAACTCATGAGAAGACAGTTGCAATAAAAAAGGAACCAAAGGAGTCTTTAGGAATAACAATCGGAGGTGGAAGGGATAACAAAAACAAGCTCCCTATATACGTAACGAGCGTGCAGCCCATTGGGTGCCTCTTCAGGGATGGCAAAATCAAGCGAG GAGATATACTTCTGAGCATAAATGGCATTGATTTGACTCATCTTAACTACTACGAAGCTGTCTCAGCACTGAAATCTAATGCAGCTTCCCACTCGGTTGTACTGAAAGCCTTGGAAATCCTTGCATCAGACTCAACAGATCCCTCTCTGGACATCAAGGAACGAGGATTCAGCTGGTCTCCCCTCTGGATCACGTGGCTCGGATTGCCTAG CTACCTTCACTGCTGTCAAGATATTGTCCTTAGCAAAGGTAACCTGGAAAGCTGGGGCTTCAGCATTGTTGGAGGCTTTGAGGAGAGCAAAGGAAACCAGCCATTCTTCATCAAAACCATAGTGCCTGGGACTCCCGCCTTCCGAGACAGGAGACTGAA GTGTGGAGATGAAATAGTGGCAGTAAATGGAGTACCAGCAATTGGAATGAGCAACTCAGAACTAATCCCAATGCTGAAGGAGCAAAGGAATAAAGTTACACTTACTGTGGTATCCTGGCCAGGAAGCCTCGTGTGA